A segment of the Phalacrocorax carbo unplaced genomic scaffold, bPhaCar2.1 SCAFFOLD_366, whole genome shotgun sequence genome:
CCCCCAGGATTTGCACACTCATCGCACCCCCGTGCAAGGCTCGCACGGGCCTCGCACGCTCATCGCACACCCCCAGCCTTGCACACTCATTGCACCCTCGTGCAAGGCTCGCACGCTCATCGCACACCCCCAGCCTTGCACACTCATCGCACCCCCGTGCAAGGCTCGCACGGGCCTCGCACGCTCATCGCACACCCCCAGCCTTGCACACGCATCGCACCCCTGTGCAAGGCTCGCACAGGCCTCGCACACTCATTGCACACCCCCAGGATTTGCACACTCATTGCAcactcccagccttgcacacTCATCGCACCCCCGTGCAAGGTGTGCACAGGACTCGCACACTCATTGCACACCCCCTGGGTCTTGCATGCTCATTGCACACCCTGTCACGGCTCGCACGGGCCTCGCACACTCATTGCACCCCCCCTGGCCTTGCACACTCATTGCACCCGTGTGCAAGGCTTACATGGGCCTTACACACTCTTTGCACACCCCAGCCTTGCACAGTCATTGCACCTCCGTGCACGGCTCACACAGGCCTTGCACACTCATTGAACACCTCCAGGATTTGCACACTCATTGCACACCCCCAGCCTTGCACACTCATTGCACCCCCGTGCAAGGCTCACACAGGCCTCGCACACTCATCGCACCCCCCCAGGCCTTGCACACTCATTGAACACCTCCAGGATTTGCACACTCATTGCACACCCCCGGGTCTTGCACACTCATTGCACCCCCGTGCAAGGCTCACACAGGCCTCGCACACTCATCGCACCCCCCCAGGCCTTGCACACTCATTGCACCCCCGTGCAAGGCTCACACAGGCCTCGCACACTCATCGCACCCCCCCAGGCCTTGCACACTCATTGCACCCCCGTGCAAGGCTCACACAGGCCTCGCACACCCAttgcacccccccagcccttgCACACTCATTGCACCCCCGTGCAAGGCTCACACGGGCCTCGCACACTCATcgcacccccccagcccttgCACACTCATTGCACCCCTGCGCACGGCTCGCACACTCatcacaccccccaccccctcggGTCTTTCACACCCATTTCCCCCTGTGCAAGGCTTGCACACTCATTGCACCCCCCCCGGCCTTGCACACTCATTGCACCCCCCCatgcacccccaccccccccccgcgggcatccagcaccccactgccccccccccagcccccctcagcacccatttcccccccctccagcacccctcacgccccccagcacccatccccCCATTCTCCCCCCAAGCCACCgcccccccatggcccccctcccccctccccccgccccccccagccccccccagccccccaaccGCCCCCTCTCCCCAGAGTACGACCCCTCCTCGGCCACCGAGAAGAAGAGGACGGTCTATCAGATGGCGCTGAGTaaggctgggggggggcccgggtgggggggctcggggggggtcGCTGAGGGGGGGCTGTCCCCTGGGTGGGGATCCCCTGGgggagggggctctgggggACATCACTCctggacgcctgggtccccccggCGGGGtctgtggggggtgggggtccccccgtggggggctgggtggggggacactgggggggtctgtgggggtCCCTCCCGGACACCTGGTTCCCCCcgggggggtctgtgggggggtgggggtctccCCGTGGGGGGCTGGGTGgcgggggcactggggggggtctgtgggggggtgggggtccccgcggggggggctgtggggggtctgtgggggggtgggggtctccCCGtggggggctgggtgggggggcactgggaggggtctgtgggtgggtgggggtccccccgtggggggctgggtgggggggcactgggaggggtctgtgggtgggtgggggtccccccgTGGGGGGCTGGGTGgcgggggcactggggggggtctgtgggtgggtggatgggtggGTGTCCCCTCGgggggggctgggtggggggggtgtgtggggggggtgggtgtcccCCCGtggggggctgggtggggggggtctgtgggtgggtgggtgtccCCCCGtggggggctgggtggggggggtctgtgggggggtgggtgtcccCCCGtggggggctgggtgggggggtctgtgggtgggtggggggtccctCCCGGacgcctgcccccccccagaCAAGCTGGACGAGATCCTGGCCGCCGCCCAGCAGAGCATCAGCGcgggggaggggccgggggcgcccctcccccccttgGGCAAGACCCGCCCCAAGGGCTTCTTCAGCCccgaggtggggggggggcacccagggggggagggggcaccctgcgggggggggtcccagaggCCTGGGGGGGCaccttggggcgggggggcacctggggcggggggtcccggagacctgggggggggacaatttggggtgggggtggcaccctggggcgggggagggggcagcttggggtgggggggtcccacaggccgggggggggcaccttgggctgggtgggggggacaccctATGGTTGGGGGTCCCAGAATCCGGGGGGGGGCGGTCCTAGAGGCCGGGGGTGGGGTTAGGGGGCActgtggggtgggggttgggggggcacCCTAGGGTGGGGGGGGACCCAGAAtcttgggcgggggggggtcgCGGACGCTTGGGTGCCtcgggggggtggtggtgggtccTGGACACCTcggggtgggggtcccgggtGCATGGGTGCCCCAGACgctggggtcccctgggggggtgtgggggggggggggtctcggACACTGGGGTCCCCTGACGCCCCCCCATtcaccacccccccccagggccccttcGAGGGTCACCGCATGGGTCCGGGGGGCTTCGACCGGCCCttcctgccccccgcccccccccacgGCCTCGTGCTGCGCCAGAAATCCATCGGTGGGTGCtcccggggggggaggggcgggggggaggggcgggggggaccccagagcccaggggcgggggggagggccTGAACCTCTGGGACCcctcttgggggggggggggggttgagtgtcccccaggacccctgaGTCCCCAGTTGGGGGGAGGGTGTCCCCCCCAATTGGAGGGGGGGTGGGTGccccccagacacctgggtcccctcttGAGGGGATGGGTGCCCCCCCCGAGGACCTCTGGGTCCCCAATTGGCTGTGGGTGCTGGATCCCAaacccctgggtcccctttgggggggggggggttgggtgCCCCCCAGGACCCTTGGGTCCCCAATTGGGGGGGGAAgcgccccccaggacccctgaGACCccagttgggggggggggtgtcccccaGGATCCCTGAGACCCCAGTTGGAGGGTGGGCTCTGGGTGCCCCCAGGCGCCCTGGGTCCCATcttgggtgggggtgggtgccTCCCCAGGACCCTGAGACCCCAACTGGGGGGCGTGGGTGTCCCCCAAACACCTGGGTCCCCAACTGGGGGGGAGTGCgccccccaggaccccatgAGCCccaattgggggggggggctgctgggtcccctggacccctgggtcccttcctgggtgggggtgggtgctgggtgccccccgcacccccccctcacccccatgcccccccccccaggcgcCCCCGAGGAGGACAAGCCCTTCCTGGCCCCCCCCAGCGGAAAATTCAGCCGCAGCCTCTCGGTGCCGGGGTCCGACgacatcccccctccccccaccacGTCCCCCCCGGAACCCCCTTAcagcacccccccacccccctccttgGGGGGTGCCACCccgcggggggggccgggggggggccctTGGCGCCTTTACAACTTGGGGAGCcgggggggagccgggggaggggggggtcccccaAAACCTTTACGTCGCAAAGGGCCCTTGGTGAAGCAGACGAAggtggaggaaggggggggcgggggggccgggggggggggtcccgggggcggggggaggggagaagagctCCATCGCCATCCCCACCATCGTGGTCAAAGCCCCCTCGACCAGCAGCAGCGGCCGCAGCAGCCGGGGGAGCAGCGTGGAGGCCGAGGGGGGGTCGGGGGGACCCCCGGATGGACCCCCGCCTTCGGGGGGGGGTCCTTcgagcggcggcggctccccccaccctcccccccccactttAGACTTCACCTCCCAATTCGGGGCGGCTTTGGTGGGGGCGGCGAGGCGGGAGTGGGGGGGGGACGCTCGCCGCCGTTccaccctcttcctctccaccgaggaagaggaggaaggaggcgGAGGGGGGGTGGCGGGACCCCCACCGCGCCTCCGCCACTCCAAAAGCATCGACGAGGGGATGTTCGCCGGCGAGGTTTTCCCACCGCGGGGGTACCGGGGCGGCAAAGGATCGGGGGGCAGCGCCTTCAGCAGCGTGGCCGCACCCTTGCACCCCAccgcgccccccacccccgccgccccgttacgccccggcgccgccgctTTGCACCCCGCAAGCGCCCCGGCGGCGGGTTGCAAAGGTTTGGTGGCTTTGCAAGCGGCGACGATGCCCTTGCAATCGGCGGGACCCGGGGCCGCTTTGAGCTCCGGGTTGGCGGCGTTGCAATCGGGTTTGGGGCCTTTGCAACCGGGCGCGGCGGCGTTGCAAGCCGGCATCGCGGCGTTGCAGTCGGGTTTGGCTCCTTTGCCCGCGGGAACGGCGCCCTTGCAATCGGGCCTGGCGTCGTTGCAACCCTTGCAAGCCGGCGTGGCGGCTTTGCAATCCAGCTTGGCGGCGGCGTTGCAACCCGCCGGCGGGTCTTTGCAACCTGGGGTCTCCCCGTTGCAACCTGGGGTCTCCTCGTTGCAATCCGGAGTCTCCTCGTTGCAATCCGGGGTCTCCCCGTTGCAATCCGGGGTCTCCCCGTTGCAACCCGGGATCGCTCCGTTGCAACCCGGCCTTGCTCCGTTGCAACCCGGCCTTGCTCCGTTGCAATCCGGGGTCTCCCCGTTGCAAACTGGGGTCTCCTCGTTGCAATCCGGCGTCTCCCCGTTGCAAACCGGGGTCTCCTCATTGCAAACCGGGGTCTCCTCGTTGCAAACCGGGGTCTCCCCGTTGCAATCCGGGGTCTCCCCGTTGCAACTGGGAACCGCGTCGTTGCAAACCGGGGTCTCCCCGTTGCAAACCGGGGTCTCCCCTTTGCAATCGGCAACGACCTCGCTGCAGAAGGCCCCCTCCTCGTtgccccccgcgccccaccccaaaccccttcCTCCGGGCAGCCCCCGCCGAAGCAGCcgccccccttcccctgcagaaCCCTGGgtgcccccgccgccccctccctcctcttcctcctcttcctccgaGGCTCGCTTGGAGCTACGGGTGCGCTTCGCCGAGGCGGGGGGGCTGCTGGCCttgccccccccggccccctcggTGGACGGGGacgaggagctgctgctggccgaACCTTTGCCCCCCCCTTTGGAATTCGCCAACAGCTTCGAGGGGCCGGAGGGACCCCCCGTGGGCGACTCGACGGCCTCCAGCCTCACCTCCTACGACAGCGAGGTGGCCACCCTCACCCAAGGGGCACCCGAAAGCCgccgggggggcgccgggggggcgTCGGGGCTCCCCGAGGGCGCCGAAGTCGTCACCGATTCGGGAATCGAAGAGGTGGACAGTCGAAGCAGCAGCGACCACCCCCCCGAAGGGGGAGAGGGACCCCCACCCTACGCCCCCTTAGGCGAGGGGAGCGAAAgggcccgggcccgggggcgcgggggaccccgggggggcGAGGGTCGTCGCCCCGAGCCCTGGGACGAGGGAGGACGCGGTGGCATCGCCGCGGCCTGGCCCCGGGCGGGAGGAGACGCCCCCTTCGCGGGAGACCGGGCCGGCGCCCCGGGGAGACACAGGTaggtggggaaggggcggggggggggggtagcacccatgtggggggtgggggtggggagggggatgcatGGAGGGGGCGGTCGCACCCGGCGCCGGTTGCGTGAATTGGGAGGGGGGTTGCACCCACGGCACCCGTTGCATGGGTTGGGGCGGTGGGTTTGCACCCATTGCATGGGTTGGGAGGGGGCTGCACCCACGGCACCCCTTGCAtgggttggggagggggttgcacccacagcaccccttGCATGGGTTGGGGCGGTGGGTTTGCACCCGTTGCATGGGTTGGGAGGGGGCTGCACCCACGGCACCCCTTGCATgggttggggagggggctgcacccacagcacccattGCATGGGTTGGGGCAGTGGGTTTGCACCCATTGCATgggttggggagggggctgcacccacagcacccattgcatgggttggggagggggttgCACCCATTGCATgggttggggagggggctgcacccacagcaccccttGCATGGGTTGGGGGGTGGGTTTGCACCCATTGCAtgggttggggagggggatgcacCCACGGCACCCCTTGCATGGGTTGGGGGGTGGGTTTGCACCCATTGCAtgggttggggagggggatgcacCCACGGCACCCGTTGCAtgggttggggagggggatgcacCCACGGCACCCGTTGCAtgggttggggagggggttgCACCCACGGCACCCGCTGCAtgggttggggagggggttgcacccacagcacccattGCATAGTCAGGGTGGTGGGTTTGCACCCCTTGCAtgggttggggagggggttgcacccacagcaccccttgcatgggtggggggtgggtttgCACCCGTTGCAtgggttggggagggggttgcacccacagcacccattgcatgggttggggagggggttgcacccacagcacccattgcatgggttgggggggtgggtttgCACCCGTTGCAtgggttggggagggggtttcacccacagcaccccttgcatgggttggggagggggctgcaccCAGGGCACCCCTTGCATGGAGGGGGCGTGCAGGCGTCGCACACGTGGCACCCACCACAtaaatggggggagggggcttgCCGCCGTTTCGGCCGTGGCACCCATCGCgtggagggggagggggcgtTGCACCCAACACATACAGCATGGGGGGGCAtcgcaccccctccccacccaccccagcacccatcacACCCAtcgcaccccctccccacccaccccagcacccatcacACCCAtcgcaccccctccccacccaccccagcacccatcacaccccctccccacccacccccgcaCCCATCACACCCAtcgcaccccctccccacccaccccagcacccatcacACCCAtcgcaccccctccccacccacccccgcaCCCATCACACCCAtcgcaccccctccccacccaccccagcacccatcacACCCAtcgcaccccctccccacccacccccgcaCCCATCACACCCAtcgcaccccctccccacccacccccgcaCCCATCACACCCAtcgcaccccctccccacccaccccagcacccatcacaccccctccccacccacccccgcaCCCATCACACCCAtcgcaccccctccccacccaccccagcacccatcacACCCAtcgcaccccctccccacccacccccgcaCCCATCACACCCAtcgcaccccctccccacccaccccagcacccatcacACCCAtcgcaccccctccccacccacccccgcaCCCATCACACCCAtcgcaccccctccccacccacccccgcaCCCATCACACCCAtcgcaccccctccccacccaccccagcacccatcacaccccctccccacccacccccgcaCCCATCACACCCAtcgcaccccctccccacccacccccgcaCCCATCACACCCAtcgcaccccctccccacccaccccagcacccatcacaccccctccccacccacccccgcaCCCATCACACCCAtcgcaccccctccccacccacccccgcaCCCATCACACCCAtcgcaccccctccccacccaccccagcacccatcacACCCAtcgcaccccctccccacccaccccatcaCCCAttgcaccccctccccacccacccccgcacccatcacaccccctccccacctaCCCCAGCACCCATCACACCCAttgcaccccctccccacccaccccagcagccaTCACAccctctcccacccaccccagcacccatcacaccccctccccaagccccagCACCCAttgcaccccctccccacccaccccagcatcCATCACGCCCCCTCCCCAACCACCCCATCACCTAtaacaccccctccccacccaccccagcacccatcacaccccctccccacgcaccccagcacccattgcaccccctccccacccattGCGCCCCTCCCCAAGCAGCCAGCGCCCACTCCCCAAACCCCAGCACCCattccaccccctccccacccaccccagcacccatcacACCCAttgcaccccctccccacccaccccagcacccatcacACCCATTGcatcccctcccacccacccccgcaCCCATCACACCCAttgcaccccctccccacccaccccagcacccattgcaccccctccccacccacccccgcacccatcccccccacccctcaccccactgaccccctcccccccccacagGCTCCCggaccccgccgcccccccgccgccccccaccaAGGCCCCCCCTTCGGCCGCCCTCTTCCCCAACTGGCCGCCCCCCAAGgcgggggctctggggggcctggggggggccgggggggagcTGGACGTGCgccccccgctccgccgcgcccccagccccgccaccCTGCCCAGCGAGCGCCGGGggagccccgcgccccggccggCCTCGCTCCCCACCCTTCCCGCCGCCCCTCTTTACGCCGGCTTCTTCGACCTCCGCGGGGGTCCCGCGGCCTTCGGGGAGCTGCCCCCCACCCGCTCCCTGTCGCCcacccgcccgccgcccccggacAAACCTTTTGGGGCGAAACCTTTGGCTTTTTGGAGCAAGTTCGACGTGGCCGATTGGTTGGAGTACTTGAACTTGGGCGAGCACCGGGCCCGATTCTTGCACAACGAGATCGACGGCACCCACCTGCCCTCGCTCACCAAGGAGGACTACATCGACCTGGGCGTCACCCGCGTCGGGCACCGCATGAACATCGACCGCGCCCTCAAGCTCTTCCTCGAGAGGTGatggggggcgccggggggcgcccggcgggggcggggggggcggccccgcgccccccgggaCGGGCCCGGCTGGAGGGAAGCGAAGGCGGAGCGGGAGAGGCGGGAGACGGGCGTGCGATGGGACACGCGTGTGCGATGGGACCCACGTGTGCGACGGGACCCACGCGTGCGACGGGACCTGAGTGTGCGACGGGACCCGCGTGTGCGACGGGACCCGCGTGTGCAACGGGACCCACGCGTGCGATGGGACCCACGCGTGCGACGGGACCCACGCGTGCGACGGGACCTGAGTGTGCGACGGGACCCGCGTGTGCGATGGGACCCACGTGTGCAACGGGACCCACGTGTGCAATGGGATCCACGCGTGCGACGGGACCCACGTGTGCAATGGGATCCACGCGTGCGACGGGACCCGCGTGTGCAATGGGATCCACGTGTGCGACGGGACCCGAGTGTGCGACGGGACCCGCGTGTGCGACGGGACCCGAGTGTGTGACGGGACCCACGTGTGACACGGGACCCGCGTGTGCAACGGGACCCACGTGTGCAATGGGATCCACGCGTGCGACGGGACCCACGTGTGCGACGGGACCCGCGTGTGCAATGGGATCCACGTGTGCGACGGGACCCACATGTGCAACAGGACCCAAGTGTGCAATGGGATCCACGTGTGCGACGGGACCCACATGTGCAACAGGACCCAAGTGTGCAATGGGACCCAAGTGTGCAACGATACCCACGCGTGCAAGGGGACCCACGTGTGCAACAGGACCCAAGTGTGCAACGGGCCCCACATGTGCAACGGGACCCAAGTGTGTGACAGGACCTGAGTGTGCAACGGGCCCCACATGTGCAACGGGACCCAAGTGTGCAACAGGATCGGAGCCTGCAACTGAACTTGAGTGTGCAACGGGACTGGGGCGTGCAACGGGACCTCCGTGTGCAACAGGATTGGGGCGTGCAACGGGACACGAGTGTGCAACGGGACCCACGTGTGCAACAGGATCACAGCCTGCAACGGGACCCAAGTGTGCAACGGGACGTGGGTGTGCAACTGAACTTGAGCGTGCAACGGGACGTGGGTGTGCAACTGAATTTGGGTGTGCAATGGGACCTGAGTGTGCAACGGGATCAGAGCCTGCAATGGGACCCGAGTGTGCAACAGGATCCGGGTGTGCAACGGGATCGGGGCCTGCAATGGAACTCAAGTGTGCAACGGGACTGGGGCGTGCAACGGGATCCAAGTGTGCAAGGGGATCAGAGCCTGCAACGGGACCTGCGTGTGCAACGGGACCTCCGTGTGCAACAGGATTGGGGCGTGCAATGGGAACTGAGTGTGCAACAGGACCTGAACATGCAACGAGATCGGGGCGTGCAATGGAACTTGAGCGTGCAACGGGACGTGGGTGTGCAACAGGACCCGAACATGCAACGGAACTCGAGTGTGCAACGGCATCGGGGCGTGCAATGGGGCCCAAGTGTGCAAAGGGACCTGAACGTGCAACAGGACCTGAATGTGCGACGGCACGTGGGTGTGCAGCAAGATCTGAGCGTGTGGCGGGATCTGAGTGTGCAACAGGACGTGGGCGTGCAACGGGACCTGGGCGTGCAACAGGAGGCGGGCGTGGAGCAGCCTCTGCGACGACGGGCCGTGCGACGGGCCGTGGGCGTGCAACGAGATGCGCAGCAGGACGCGGGCGTGCAACGGGACCTCCGAGCCGTGCAAGGGGACTGGGGCGTGCAAGAGGACGGGGGCGTGCAACGGGGCGTGCAAGAGGAAGCAAGCGTGCGGCGCGGCGGGCGACAGGACGCGGGCGTGCAAGGGGGCCGTGCAAGAGGATGGGGGCGTGCAAGAGGACGTGCAGCGGGTGTGCAAGAGCACCCGAGCGTGCGAGGGGCTGCGGGCGTGCGAGGGGCCGGGGAACCCGGGACCCCCCCCTGCAACGGGGGACCCAAAAAtggggggggacccccccccccataggaccaccccacccccacgggactccccccccccccggaacccccaggaccccccccaagggacccccacccccgtgggaccccccccccatgggacccccccccccccattccccGGGGCGGGGCGCACCCATCACGCGTGCAAGGGCCGGGCACACGCGTGTGGGCACGTGGCGATAGCACACGCCagcgcctccccccccccacgcgCACACGTGACCTCGCACACACGTGACCTCGCACACACGCACgcgtgaccccccccccccccccgcgcgcgcACGGGCGTGTGCACACGCAGGCGTGCCCTTGCGCGCACACCCGTGCCCTTGTACACGGGCGCGCACACTTGCACGCACCCCCTgcacacgcccccccccccttgcacgcacacacgtgtgcacacGCTTGCACACGCCCCCTTGCACAGGCACACGCGCGCAGACACGCCCTTGCACGCGCACTTTCACACGCTCGCACGTGCAGACGGGCCCTTGCACAcgcgcacacgcgtgtgcacccCCTGGCACACGCGGCCCCGTgccccgccctcccccgcccccccacccgcGCGTCCCCGCGCGCACGCgacccccctccacccccccacccccccacgtGCCCGTGC
Coding sequences within it:
- the LOC135311254 gene encoding LOW QUALITY PROTEIN: SH3 and multiple ankyrin repeat domains protein 1-like (The sequence of the model RefSeq protein was modified relative to this genomic sequence to represent the inferred CDS: deleted 1 base in 1 codon), which codes for RAVVARTCAGPGWGGGTRTWGHGVTPCDLRVAVCPHGRGRVSPPPCVPPTPCPPVSPPCPPVPPRAPRPPRSDYIIKEKTVLLQKKDNEGFAFVLRGAKAQTPIEEFTPTPAFPALQYLESVDEGGVAWRAGLRMGDFLIEVNGQNVVKVGHRQVVNMIRQGGNSLVVKVVMVTRHPEAPEGPRRRAAPPQPRRLPAPAISLRSKSMTSELEEMEYDPSSATEKKRTVYQMALNKLDEILAAAQQSISAGEGPGAPLPPLGKTRPKGFFSPEGPFEGHRMGPGGFDRPFLPPAPPHGLVLRQKSIGAPEEDKPFLAPPSGKFSRSLSVPGSDDIPPPPTTSPPEPPYSTPPPPSLGGATPRGGPGGGPWRLYNLGSRGGAGGGGGPPKPLRRKGPLVKQTKVGKGGAGGPGGGVPGAGGGEKSSIAIPTIVVKAPSTSSSGRSSRGSSVEAEGGSGGPPDGPPPSGGGPSSGGGSPHPPPPTLDFTSQFGAALVGAARREWGGDARRRSTLFLSTEEEEEGGGGGVAGPPPRLRHSKSIDEGMFAGEVFPPRGYRGGKGSGGSAFSSVAAPLHPTAPPTPAAPLRPGAAALHPASAPAAGCKGLVALQAATMPLQSAGPGAALSSGLAALQSGLGPLQPGAAALQAGIAALQSGLAPLPAGTAPLQSGLASLQPLQAGVAALQSSLAAALQPAGGSLQPGVSPLQPGVSSLQSGVSSLQSGVSPLQSGVSPLQPGIAPLQPGLAPLQPGLAPLQSGVSPLQTGVSSLQSGVSPLQTGVSSLQTGVSSLQTGVSPLQSGVSPLQLGTASLQTGVSPLQTGVSPLQSATTSLQKAPSSLPPAPHPKPLPPGSPRRSSRPPSPAEPWVPPPPPPSSSSSSSEARLELRVRFAEAGGLLALPPPAPSVDGDEELLLAEPLPPPLEFANSFEGPEGPPVGDSTASSLTSYDSEVATLTQGAPESRRGGAGGASGLPEGAEVVTDSGIEEVDSRSSSDHPPEGGEGPPPYAPLGEGSERARARGRGGPRGGEGRRPEPWDEGGRGGIAAAWPRAGGDAPFAGDRAGAPGRHRLPDPAAPPPPPTKAPPSAALFPNWPPPKAGALGGLGGAGGELDVRPPLRRAPSPATLPSERRGSPAPRPASLPTLPAAPLYAGFFDLRGGPAAFGELPPTRSLSPTRPPPPDKPFGAKPLAFWSKFDVADWLEYLNLGEHRARFLHNEIDGTHLPSLTKEDYIDLGVTRVGHRMNIDRALKLFLER